A DNA window from Rhodococcus sp. Z13 contains the following coding sequences:
- a CDS encoding NAD-dependent epimerase/dehydratase family protein: MDNEPEPRTEPGLKVVVIGATGNVGTGVVGALSREPAVDEIVGVARRPTNWSCPKTSFTTADIRSDDLRPIVRGADAVIHLAWLFQPTHRPEVTWSNNVLGAISVFEAVAAEGVPALLYSSSVAAYSPGSSTERVTEEWPTHGRPGAAYPREKSYLERYLDAFELRNPETRLVRIRPYFIFKRESATSQRRLFLGPFLPGNLVRGGLLPVVPLVKDLRFQVLHTSDVADAFARAVVRPVRGAFNLATEPAVDGAYLADLFSARGIPMPRTVLREAVRAAWRTHLAPASPGLLDTVLSLPLLDCTRARTELGWTPRYSPQEALGELLTGLQEGAGMPTAPLAPDSLRRRMHEVATRVGRRP; this comes from the coding sequence ATGGACAACGAGCCCGAACCGAGGACCGAGCCCGGACTGAAGGTCGTGGTGATCGGCGCGACCGGCAACGTCGGCACGGGTGTGGTCGGGGCACTGAGCCGTGAACCGGCCGTCGACGAGATCGTGGGTGTCGCGCGGCGGCCGACGAACTGGTCGTGTCCGAAGACATCGTTCACCACCGCCGACATCAGGAGCGACGACCTGCGCCCGATCGTCCGGGGTGCCGACGCGGTGATCCATCTGGCGTGGCTGTTCCAGCCCACCCACCGACCCGAGGTGACCTGGTCGAACAACGTTCTAGGCGCGATCTCGGTGTTCGAGGCGGTGGCCGCCGAGGGCGTCCCGGCGCTGCTCTACTCCTCGTCGGTGGCTGCGTACTCGCCGGGCTCGTCGACGGAGCGGGTGACCGAGGAGTGGCCCACCCACGGCCGGCCCGGCGCGGCCTATCCGCGGGAGAAGTCCTATCTGGAGCGATATCTCGACGCCTTCGAACTGCGGAACCCCGAGACCCGGCTGGTGCGGATTCGGCCGTACTTCATCTTCAAGCGCGAGTCGGCGACCTCGCAGCGACGGTTGTTCCTCGGCCCGTTCCTCCCCGGAAACCTGGTGCGCGGCGGGCTGCTCCCAGTGGTCCCACTGGTGAAGGATCTGCGCTTCCAGGTCCTGCACACCAGCGACGTCGCCGACGCCTTCGCCCGCGCCGTGGTCCGGCCGGTGCGGGGTGCGTTCAATCTCGCCACCGAACCGGCGGTGGACGGCGCGTATCTCGCCGACCTGTTCTCCGCCCGCGGGATCCCGATGCCGCGCACGGTACTGAGGGAGGCGGTGCGCGCGGCGTGGCGCACACACCTCGCTCCGGCCTCCCCCGGCCTGCTCGACACGGTGCTGTCACTGCCGTTGCTGGACTGCACCCGGGCGCGCACGGAACTCGGCTGGACCCCGCGGTATTCCCCGCAGGAAGCCCTCGGAGAGCTCCTGACCGGCCTGCAGGAGGGGGCCGGGATGCCCACCGCGCCCCTCGCCCCGGACTCCCTGCGACGCCGGATGCACGAGGTGGCCACCAGGGTGGGCCGCCGACCCTGA
- a CDS encoding ATP-dependent helicase: MPALPGAVELPRPRRRQAGDRGVSAPRATAPRVSAARLAEALGQFPPTDEQAAVIEAPLGPMLVVAGAGAGKTETMASRVVWLVANGLVEPEEVLGLTFTRKAAQQLTARIRARLAKLAGSSLIRDLDPSGELRARILGSEPEVSTYHAYAGRLLAEHGLLLPIEPSATLLSETQLWQVAHRVVSSWDDDLDTDRSPASITEAVLALSGQLAEHLVEPDLLRTAHLELEKLVHTLPAGPGQRGGPSKTLLGYLETQYERLQLLPLVERLAETLRREGALDFGSQMSFAARVARDHPEVGAGERTRFRAVLLDEYQDTGHSQRILLAALFGGGKDPGLAVTAVGDPMQSIYGWRGASAANLPRFATDFALPDGSPAPRRELLTSWRNPPEALELANLSSEPLRDRGVPVSRLRPRPDATGGDIRLALHTDVAAERRWVADRIAAEYDAARAEGRKPPTAAVLVRRNADAAPIAEELRGRGLPVEVVGIGGLLHTPEVADVVAMLRLAADPLAGSAAVRVLTGARWQLGAADLKALWERAQELAIAGRYGVAGTVTDPDALEEALDSVMPGEYADQAGLADAISDPGDPGRYSKFGYARIVALARELSSLRERLGQPLTELVAEVERVLGIGIETEARVGSRRGVAGREHLDAFADVVADYAGRTNATLPGLLAYLSAAEEIEQGLAPGEVEVDPERVQVLTVHSAKGLEWEVVAVPHVATGVFPSNTAGSTWLGSASELPPHLRGDRVLPDDDADATDGVPVPDLADVFDRKMLEKTIDAHKDALKRRRRDEDRRLFYVALTRTERALFVSAHHWAETGSEPKGPSLFLEELHELVTARPELGVVEHWAPEPEKGEENPLAAEPREALWPRDPLGARRADVERGAELVLAALAEPEPAPPESDEDDPDQWAADVDALLAEREQRAERSAEVVLPAQMSVSQLVDLATDPDGLAARLRRPLPFRPNPLARRGTAFHAWLERRFGATRLLDLDELPGADDEDGDDSHFDRLQEAFLRSPWAARNPVEVEVPFETALGGTVIRGRIDAVFEDPDGGWTVIDWKTGAEPEGEKLAAVGIQLAAYRLAWAQLMAAREERRTGRRAELPLDKVRAAFHYVRTGRTVSPEDLPGAAALERLVAQAGTDPLPGPHPPPVPD, from the coding sequence ATGCCGGCACTGCCCGGTGCTGTCGAGCTGCCCCGCCCACGACGAAGGCAGGCAGGTGACAGGGGAGTGAGCGCACCACGTGCGACCGCGCCACGGGTGAGCGCGGCCCGTCTGGCCGAGGCACTCGGCCAGTTCCCGCCCACCGACGAGCAGGCGGCCGTCATCGAGGCACCCCTCGGACCGATGCTCGTCGTCGCCGGCGCCGGGGCCGGCAAGACCGAGACCATGGCCTCCCGCGTGGTGTGGCTCGTCGCCAACGGCCTCGTCGAACCCGAGGAGGTCCTCGGCCTGACCTTCACCCGCAAGGCCGCGCAGCAGCTCACAGCCCGCATCCGCGCCCGCCTCGCCAAGCTTGCCGGATCGTCGCTGATCCGCGACCTCGACCCGTCCGGCGAACTGCGCGCCCGCATCCTCGGCAGCGAACCCGAGGTGAGCACCTACCACGCCTACGCCGGTCGGCTGCTCGCCGAACACGGCCTGCTGCTGCCCATCGAACCCTCGGCCACCCTGCTGTCCGAGACGCAGCTGTGGCAGGTCGCGCACCGCGTCGTCTCGTCGTGGGACGACGACCTCGACACCGACCGCAGTCCCGCCTCGATCACCGAGGCCGTGCTCGCGCTGTCCGGTCAGCTCGCCGAACATCTTGTCGAACCCGACCTGCTGCGCACCGCCCATCTCGAACTCGAGAAGCTCGTGCACACCCTGCCGGCCGGGCCGGGGCAGCGCGGCGGACCGTCGAAAACCCTGCTCGGCTACCTGGAGACGCAGTACGAACGCCTGCAGTTGCTGCCCCTCGTGGAACGGCTCGCCGAGACCCTGCGCCGCGAGGGTGCCCTCGACTTCGGCAGCCAGATGTCGTTCGCGGCGCGGGTCGCCCGCGACCACCCCGAGGTGGGGGCCGGCGAACGCACCCGATTCCGGGCGGTGCTGCTCGACGAATACCAGGACACCGGCCACTCCCAGCGCATCCTGCTCGCCGCCCTGTTCGGGGGCGGTAAGGATCCCGGGCTGGCGGTCACCGCGGTGGGCGACCCGATGCAGTCCATCTACGGCTGGCGCGGCGCCTCCGCTGCGAACCTGCCCCGCTTCGCGACCGACTTCGCATTGCCCGACGGCAGCCCCGCCCCACGCCGCGAACTGCTCACCAGCTGGCGGAACCCGCCGGAGGCCCTGGAACTGGCCAACCTGTCGTCGGAGCCGCTGCGCGATCGGGGTGTCCCGGTCAGCCGGCTGCGCCCGCGCCCCGATGCGACCGGCGGCGACATCCGCCTGGCCCTGCACACCGACGTCGCGGCCGAACGTCGGTGGGTCGCCGACCGCATCGCCGCCGAATACGACGCGGCCCGCGCCGAGGGCCGGAAGCCACCCACCGCGGCGGTGCTCGTGCGCCGCAACGCCGACGCCGCCCCCATCGCCGAGGAACTGCGGGGCCGGGGCCTGCCCGTCGAGGTCGTGGGCATCGGCGGTCTGCTGCACACCCCCGAGGTCGCCGACGTCGTCGCGATGCTGAGGCTCGCAGCGGACCCGCTGGCCGGAAGCGCAGCGGTGCGGGTGCTCACCGGAGCCCGCTGGCAGCTCGGCGCCGCCGACCTGAAGGCGCTGTGGGAACGCGCCCAGGAACTGGCCATCGCCGGACGCTACGGCGTCGCCGGGACGGTCACCGACCCCGACGCGCTCGAGGAGGCGCTGGATTCGGTGATGCCGGGCGAGTACGCCGACCAGGCCGGCCTGGCCGACGCGATCTCCGATCCCGGTGATCCCGGCCGGTACTCGAAGTTCGGCTACGCGCGGATCGTCGCGCTGGCCCGGGAACTGTCGTCCCTGCGCGAGAGGCTCGGCCAGCCCCTCACCGAACTCGTCGCCGAGGTCGAACGGGTGCTCGGCATCGGCATCGAGACCGAGGCGCGGGTGGGGAGCCGCCGCGGTGTCGCCGGCCGGGAACACCTCGACGCCTTCGCCGACGTCGTCGCCGACTACGCGGGACGCACCAACGCGACGCTGCCGGGTCTGCTGGCCTATCTGTCCGCCGCCGAGGAGATCGAGCAGGGTCTGGCCCCCGGCGAGGTGGAGGTCGACCCCGAACGCGTCCAGGTACTCACCGTGCACTCCGCCAAGGGCCTCGAATGGGAGGTCGTCGCCGTCCCGCACGTCGCGACCGGCGTGTTCCCGTCGAACACCGCCGGATCCACCTGGCTCGGTTCGGCGAGCGAACTGCCGCCCCACCTGCGCGGCGACCGGGTGCTGCCCGACGACGACGCCGACGCCACCGACGGGGTGCCGGTGCCCGACCTCGCCGACGTCTTCGACCGCAAGATGCTCGAGAAGACCATCGACGCCCACAAGGACGCCCTCAAGCGGCGTCGGCGCGACGAGGACCGCCGCTTGTTCTACGTCGCCCTCACCCGCACCGAACGCGCCCTGTTCGTCTCCGCGCACCACTGGGCCGAGACCGGCTCCGAGCCGAAGGGACCCTCACTCTTCCTCGAGGAACTGCACGAACTCGTCACGGCCCGGCCGGAACTCGGGGTTGTCGAGCACTGGGCACCCGAGCCCGAGAAGGGAGAGGAGAACCCCCTCGCCGCCGAGCCGCGCGAAGCGCTGTGGCCGCGGGACCCGCTCGGTGCGCGCCGCGCCGACGTCGAGCGGGGCGCCGAGCTCGTGCTCGCCGCGCTCGCCGAACCCGAACCGGCGCCACCCGAATCCGACGAGGACGACCCCGACCAGTGGGCCGCCGACGTCGACGCGTTGCTCGCCGAACGTGAGCAGCGCGCCGAACGCAGCGCCGAGGTGGTGCTCCCGGCGCAGATGTCGGTGAGCCAGCTCGTCGACCTCGCCACCGATCCGGACGGTCTCGCCGCGCGCCTGCGTCGGCCGCTGCCGTTCCGGCCCAACCCGCTCGCCCGCCGCGGCACCGCCTTCCACGCCTGGCTCGAACGACGCTTCGGCGCGACCCGGTTGCTCGACCTCGACGAGCTGCCCGGCGCCGACGACGAGGACGGCGACGACTCGCACTTCGACCGGCTGCAGGAGGCCTTCCTACGGTCGCCGTGGGCGGCGCGCAATCCCGTCGAGGTGGAGGTCCCGTTCGAAACGGCCCTGGGCGGCACCGTGATCCGCGGTCGCATCGACGCGGTCTTCGAGGACCCGGACGGTGGATGGACGGTGATCGACTGGAAGACCGGCGCCGAACCGGAGGGGGAGAAACTCGCGGCCGTGGGCATCCAGCTCGCGGCGTACCGGCTGGCGTGGGCCCAGCTGATGGCCGCCCGGGAGGAACGCCGCACCGGGCGGCGTGCCGAGCTTCCTCTGGACAAGGTGCGGGCGGCGTTCCACTACGTACGCACCGGCCGCACCGTTTCGCCCGAGGACCTGCCGGGCGCGGCCGCGCTGGAGCGGCTCGTGGCCCAGGCGGGCACCGACCCACTGCCCGGGCCGCATCCCCCGCCCGTGCCGGACTGA
- a CDS encoding ATP-dependent helicase produces MSDVETGTVDLRPGPAQDPVVPAAAAHPVETGDRVRRPAAKLVRRVNEAPARREWPDEVRVLFEDAPPAPRWRPWQVLGGPGTGKTSLLVDLAVHRIAGGAEPESVLVLTHSRRAATAVREAITAGLLAHGGGAVPRATREPLVRTVHSYAFAVLRLQASAHGNPPPRLLTGAEQDAVMRELLRGDIDDGAEMWPERLRPALGMTGFAVELRDLMLRANERGLGPEDLIELGERRGRPEWVAAGRFAQRYEQVMLLRGAVGLEAPEATAPALDAAELVGAALAAFATDPDLLAAERSRIRHLLVDDAQHLDPQAADLVRVLGTGTRTCTVAGDPDQHVFGFRGADPSFLEGLGGDDGSRRIVLKVNHRAAPEVATLTDRVARRLPGLPPHRGVAAHRGSEDPGRVRVAVCSSQAKEAALVADTLRRAHLVDGVPWSRMAIVVRSVPRVLAPLRRALLAAGVPMTTAASELPLARQHSVAGLLLVLRAVAGNGFGAEEALALLSGPIGGAEPVALRRLRRGLRRVELASGNDRDSAELLRLLLSEEGEKPENAHLIQGLTDVEAAPLKKALGVLRKARAAALRGGGLEDVLWEAWQATGLERRWAAASARGGPIGAQADRDLDGVVALFDAAADYVDRLPRAHIAGFVDYLTEQEIPGTVRARMAAESEAVTVVSAHSAAGREWDVVVVAGVQEGLWPSLRPRGTLLGIEALIDAVSGADGGEESTARLSRTAPLLADERRLFLVACSRARTQVLVTAVDSVTSDAELVPSRFVDELRLSEDAEHTGDELAEPVPEEVRTRVLALSALVAELRSVVCDPEIAEHEPERQRRAAQQLARLARAGVRGAHPDDWYGTSDPSTSDPLWDPDDDAVRLSPSTVEQLVTCPLRWMFERHGGSDGENSFAVTGTLVHTLVQALAGRIPPDRIDQALEKAWDSVDLGAEWYARRELERTRRMLDTFSTWLRGTRDELTEIGVEVKVDGILEPDSGDEPRVRLRGRIDRLERDPDGRPVIIDVKTAKNPVSKDAAREHAQLAAYQVAAAAGAIDGVPASEPGGARLVFVAKPHNKEGATQRVQPPLDDEALAHWRSVIHEAAAATRGPQFLARVNDGCRHCPVLSSCPAHDEGRQVTGE; encoded by the coding sequence ATGTCCGACGTCGAGACCGGCACCGTCGACCTGCGCCCCGGACCGGCGCAGGATCCCGTCGTGCCCGCAGCCGCCGCGCATCCGGTCGAGACCGGCGACCGTGTGCGCCGCCCGGCGGCGAAGCTGGTGCGCCGGGTGAACGAGGCACCCGCCCGCCGGGAGTGGCCCGACGAGGTGCGGGTGCTCTTCGAGGACGCCCCGCCCGCGCCGCGCTGGCGGCCCTGGCAGGTGCTCGGCGGCCCCGGCACGGGCAAGACGTCGCTGCTCGTCGACCTCGCGGTCCACCGCATCGCCGGTGGCGCCGAACCCGAGTCGGTGCTTGTCCTCACCCACTCGCGGCGCGCGGCGACCGCCGTGCGCGAGGCGATCACCGCGGGCCTGCTCGCCCACGGCGGCGGTGCGGTGCCCCGCGCCACCCGCGAGCCGCTCGTGCGCACCGTGCACTCCTACGCCTTCGCCGTCCTGCGGCTGCAGGCCTCCGCGCACGGCAACCCGCCGCCCCGGCTGCTCACCGGCGCCGAACAGGACGCCGTGATGCGCGAGCTGCTGCGCGGCGACATCGACGACGGCGCCGAGATGTGGCCCGAGCGGCTGCGCCCCGCCCTGGGCATGACCGGGTTCGCCGTCGAACTGCGCGACCTGATGCTCCGCGCCAACGAGCGCGGCCTCGGCCCGGAGGACCTCATCGAACTCGGCGAACGCCGCGGCCGGCCCGAATGGGTGGCCGCGGGCCGGTTCGCGCAGCGCTACGAGCAGGTGATGCTGCTGCGCGGCGCGGTCGGTCTCGAGGCCCCCGAGGCCACGGCCCCTGCCCTCGACGCCGCCGAGCTCGTCGGCGCGGCCCTGGCGGCCTTCGCCACCGACCCGGATCTGCTCGCCGCCGAACGCAGCCGCATCCGGCACCTGCTCGTCGACGACGCCCAGCATCTGGACCCCCAGGCCGCCGATCTGGTACGGGTCCTCGGGACGGGCACCCGCACCTGCACCGTCGCCGGCGACCCCGACCAGCACGTCTTCGGGTTCCGCGGCGCCGACCCGTCCTTCCTCGAAGGGCTCGGCGGCGACGACGGCTCCCGCCGGATCGTGCTGAAGGTCAACCACCGCGCCGCACCGGAGGTCGCCACCCTCACCGACCGCGTCGCCCGCCGCCTGCCCGGCCTGCCGCCGCACCGTGGGGTCGCCGCACACCGCGGCTCGGAGGATCCCGGCCGGGTCCGGGTCGCGGTGTGCTCGTCGCAGGCCAAGGAGGCAGCGCTCGTCGCCGACACCCTGCGCCGCGCCCATCTCGTCGACGGGGTGCCGTGGTCACGCATGGCGATCGTGGTCCGGTCCGTGCCCCGCGTGCTCGCGCCGCTGCGCCGGGCGCTGCTCGCCGCGGGCGTGCCGATGACCACCGCAGCCTCCGAGCTGCCGCTCGCCCGGCAGCACAGCGTCGCCGGGCTGCTGCTCGTGCTGCGCGCCGTGGCCGGCAACGGTTTCGGGGCCGAGGAGGCGCTGGCGCTGCTGTCCGGGCCGATCGGCGGCGCCGAGCCGGTCGCGCTGCGCCGGCTGCGGCGCGGTCTGCGCCGCGTCGAGCTGGCCTCCGGCAACGACCGCGATTCTGCGGAACTGCTGCGCCTCCTGCTCAGCGAGGAGGGGGAGAAACCCGAGAACGCGCACCTGATCCAGGGCCTCACCGACGTCGAGGCGGCCCCGCTGAAGAAGGCGCTCGGCGTGCTCCGTAAGGCCCGGGCGGCCGCGCTGCGCGGCGGTGGCCTCGAGGACGTGCTGTGGGAGGCCTGGCAGGCCACCGGTCTCGAGCGACGCTGGGCCGCCGCGTCCGCCCGTGGCGGGCCGATCGGGGCGCAGGCCGACCGCGACCTCGACGGGGTGGTGGCCCTGTTCGACGCCGCCGCCGACTACGTCGACCGCCTGCCGCGCGCCCACATCGCCGGATTCGTCGACTACCTCACCGAACAGGAGATCCCCGGCACCGTCCGCGCCCGGATGGCGGCCGAGTCCGAGGCCGTCACCGTCGTCAGCGCACACTCCGCCGCCGGCCGCGAGTGGGACGTCGTGGTGGTCGCCGGGGTGCAGGAGGGCCTGTGGCCGAGCCTGCGGCCCCGCGGCACCCTGCTCGGGATCGAAGCGCTCATCGACGCGGTCTCCGGCGCCGACGGCGGCGAGGAGAGCACCGCCCGGTTGTCCCGCACCGCACCGCTTCTCGCCGACGAACGCCGCCTGTTCCTCGTCGCCTGCAGCCGCGCCCGCACGCAGGTGCTCGTCACCGCCGTCGACTCGGTGACGAGCGACGCCGAACTCGTCCCCTCCCGGTTCGTCGACGAACTCCGCCTCTCCGAGGACGCCGAGCACACCGGCGACGAACTCGCCGAGCCGGTACCCGAGGAGGTGCGTACCCGGGTGCTCGCCCTGTCGGCGCTCGTCGCCGAACTGCGCAGCGTGGTCTGCGATCCCGAGATCGCCGAACACGAACCCGAACGACAGCGCCGGGCCGCGCAGCAACTCGCGCGGCTGGCGCGGGCGGGAGTGCGCGGCGCCCATCCCGACGACTGGTACGGCACGTCCGATCCGAGCACCTCCGACCCGCTGTGGGATCCCGACGACGACGCCGTACGGCTGTCCCCGTCCACCGTCGAACAGCTCGTCACCTGCCCGCTGCGCTGGATGTTCGAACGTCACGGCGGCTCCGACGGCGAGAACAGTTTCGCCGTCACCGGTACCCTCGTGCACACCCTGGTCCAGGCGCTCGCCGGGCGGATCCCCCCGGACCGGATCGACCAGGCGCTCGAAAAGGCATGGGATTCGGTCGATCTGGGTGCCGAATGGTACGCACGCCGCGAACTCGAACGCACCCGCCGGATGCTCGACACCTTCTCGACCTGGTTGCGCGGCACCCGCGACGAGCTCACCGAGATTGGGGTGGAGGTCAAGGTCGACGGCATCCTCGAACCCGACTCCGGCGACGAGCCGCGGGTCCGCCTGCGCGGCCGCATCGACCGGCTCGAACGCGACCCCGACGGCCGTCCCGTGATCATCGACGTCAAGACCGCGAAGAACCCGGTCTCGAAGGACGCCGCACGCGAACACGCCCAGCTCGCCGCCTACCAGGTGGCCGCCGCGGCGGGAGCGATCGACGGTGTCCCGGCCTCCGAACCCGGCGGCGCGCGACTGGTGTTCGTGGCCAAACCGCACAACAAGGAAGGCGCCACCCAGCGGGTGCAGCCACCCCTGGACGACGAGGCTCTCGCGCACTGGCGCTCGGTCATCCACGAAGCGGCCGCGGCGACCCGCGGTCCGCAGTTCCTCGCGCGGGTCAACGACGGATGCCGGCACTGCCCGGTGCTGTCGAGCTGCCCCGCCCACGACGAAGGCAGGCAGGTGACAGGGGAGTGA
- a CDS encoding MauE/DoxX family redox-associated membrane protein has translation MSTQPARRSAIRLAGLLFGVGVLHFVRPEPFDGIVPRALPGRARTYTYVSGVAEIAVAGALVAPRTRRWGGTLAAALFVAVFPANVQMAVTWLRSPKTSPAAKALAVARLPLQIPMITEAWKVRRLSR, from the coding sequence ATGTCCACGCAACCGGCTCGGCGGTCCGCGATCAGGCTCGCCGGTCTCCTGTTCGGGGTGGGGGTACTGCATTTCGTGCGGCCGGAGCCGTTCGACGGCATCGTCCCCCGCGCTCTGCCGGGCCGCGCCCGCACCTACACCTACGTCTCGGGCGTGGCGGAGATCGCAGTGGCCGGGGCGCTCGTGGCGCCCCGGACGCGGCGGTGGGGCGGCACGCTGGCCGCCGCGCTGTTCGTCGCGGTGTTCCCGGCGAACGTGCAGATGGCGGTGACCTGGCTGCGTAGCCCGAAGACCTCGCCCGCCGCGAAGGCGCTCGCCGTCGCGCGGTTGCCGCTGCAGATCCCCATGATCACGGAGGCCTGGAAGGTCCGCCGCCTCTCGCGGTGA
- a CDS encoding potassium channel family protein, with amino-acid sequence MPGRLRARFSRSDQLTERPDYALVGVLRVPQELTSPGIAIARRIGYALVALAAAVLVVYLDRDGYRDAQDNPLSLLDCIYYASVSLSTTGYGDITPITPQARLVNVLLITPLRLFFLIVLVGTTLSALTESSRQAFKIQRWRRRVRNHTVVIGYGTKGRTAVDAMLGDGVAPSDIVVVDTDPVVLESAASQGLVTVQGSATKSDVLRLAGVQHAAAVIVAANRDDTAVLVTLSAREIAPKAKIVAAIRESENTHLLRQSGADSVVISSETAGRLLGIATTTPNVVEMIEDLLTPEAGFAIAERDVEPHEVGGSPRHLKDIVLAVVRDGRMWRIGSPEVDALEADDKLLYIRLVGSPPGAMRG; translated from the coding sequence ATGCCCGGGAGGTTGCGTGCGCGGTTCAGCCGCTCCGATCAGCTCACCGAGCGACCGGACTACGCGCTGGTCGGTGTGCTCCGTGTCCCGCAGGAGCTGACGAGCCCGGGAATCGCGATCGCGCGCCGGATCGGCTACGCACTCGTCGCGCTGGCGGCCGCGGTGCTGGTGGTCTACCTCGACCGCGACGGCTACCGCGACGCCCAGGACAACCCGCTGTCGCTGCTGGACTGCATCTACTACGCGAGCGTCTCGCTCTCGACCACCGGCTACGGCGACATCACCCCGATCACACCGCAGGCCCGGCTGGTCAACGTCCTGCTGATCACCCCGCTGCGGCTGTTCTTCCTCATCGTCCTGGTCGGTACCACCCTGTCCGCTCTCACCGAGAGCTCCCGGCAAGCATTCAAGATTCAGCGTTGGAGGCGCCGCGTGCGTAATCACACCGTCGTCATCGGCTACGGAACCAAGGGCCGCACCGCGGTCGACGCGATGCTCGGCGACGGCGTGGCCCCGTCCGACATCGTCGTGGTCGATACCGATCCGGTCGTCCTCGAGTCGGCCGCGAGCCAGGGACTGGTGACGGTCCAGGGATCGGCGACGAAATCCGACGTGCTGCGCCTCGCGGGCGTCCAGCACGCCGCCGCGGTGATCGTCGCCGCGAACCGCGACGACACCGCCGTGCTCGTGACCCTCAGTGCCCGTGAGATCGCCCCCAAGGCCAAGATCGTCGCCGCGATCCGGGAGTCGGAGAACACCCACCTGCTGCGGCAGTCGGGCGCCGACTCCGTGGTGATCTCCTCGGAGACCGCCGGCCGCCTGCTGGGCATCGCCACCACCACCCCCAACGTCGTCGAGATGATCGAGGACCTGCTCACCCCCGAGGCCGGTTTCGCCATCGCCGAACGAGACGTCGAACCCCACGAGGTGGGCGGCTCGCCGCGCCACCTCAAGGACATCGTCCTGGCCGTGGTCCGGGACGGGCGCATGTGGCGCATCGGCTCCCCGGAGGTCGACGCGCTCGAGGCCGACGACAAACTGCTCTACATCCGCCTGGTGGGTTCGCCGCCGGGGGCCATGCGTGGATAG
- a CDS encoding mycoredoxin — MTTTDAPALTMYSTVWCGYCRRLKKQLDENGIAYTEIDIEADPAAAEFVGSVNGGNHVVPTVKYADGSTATNPSLVEVKQALGL, encoded by the coding sequence ATGACGACCACCGATGCGCCCGCTCTGACCATGTACTCGACCGTCTGGTGCGGTTACTGCCGGCGACTGAAGAAGCAGCTCGACGAGAACGGCATCGCCTACACCGAGATCGACATCGAGGCCGATCCTGCGGCCGCGGAGTTCGTCGGCAGCGTCAACGGCGGCAACCACGTCGTACCCACGGTGAAGTACGCCGACGGCAGCACCGCCACCAACCCGTCGCTGGTCGAGGTCAAGCAGGCCCTCGGCCTGTAA
- the nudC gene encoding NAD(+) diphosphatase: MTGFSLAGTPLLSRTVVDRAEDLRSDEEALRAGWADALLLRVDRRNQVRVDDGALVFGDTSELGPEPVPGAVFLGIRDGRHVWAVRVLAQTGKVADLRKVGPRLDDADADLMVSAVALLNWHDNAGFSAVDGSPTRPTTAGWSRISTVTGHEEFPRTDPAIICLVHDGHDRVLLARQPVWPERRFSVLAGFVEAGESLESCVVREIREEVGVDVREVRYLGSQPWPFPRSLMLGFAAIADPEQPLEFRDGEITEARWFTRDEVRAALATGDWASSEDAPLLLPGSISIARGMLEGWAKG; this comes from the coding sequence GTGACCGGTTTTTCACTGGCGGGTACGCCGCTGCTCTCACGCACCGTGGTCGATCGGGCGGAGGATCTGCGCTCCGACGAGGAGGCTTTGCGCGCCGGCTGGGCCGACGCCCTGCTGCTGCGCGTGGACCGGCGCAACCAGGTCCGCGTGGACGACGGTGCCCTGGTCTTCGGCGACACCTCCGAACTCGGTCCGGAACCGGTGCCCGGCGCGGTCTTCCTCGGTATCCGCGACGGTCGGCACGTCTGGGCGGTGCGGGTGCTCGCGCAGACCGGGAAGGTCGCCGACCTGCGGAAGGTCGGTCCCCGGCTCGACGATGCCGACGCCGATCTCATGGTCAGTGCCGTCGCCCTGCTGAACTGGCACGACAACGCCGGGTTCAGCGCGGTCGACGGCTCACCTACCCGTCCCACGACGGCCGGCTGGTCGCGGATCAGCACCGTCACCGGCCACGAGGAGTTCCCCCGCACCGATCCCGCGATCATCTGCCTCGTGCACGACGGGCACGACCGGGTGCTGCTCGCCCGCCAGCCGGTGTGGCCCGAACGCCGGTTCTCGGTGCTCGCAGGTTTCGTCGAGGCCGGGGAGTCGCTCGAATCCTGTGTGGTGCGGGAGATCCGGGAGGAGGTCGGCGTGGACGTGCGCGAGGTGCGTTATCTCGGCAGCCAGCCGTGGCCCTTCCCCCGCTCGCTGATGCTCGGCTTCGCCGCGATCGCCGACCCCGAGCAGCCCCTCGAGTTCCGCGACGGCGAGATCACCGAGGCACGCTGGTTCACCCGCGACGAGGTGCGCGCGGCCCTGGCGACGGGGGACTGGGCGTCCTCCGAGGACGCCCCGCTGCTGTTGCCCGGCTCCATCTCGATCGCCCGCGGCATGCTCGAGGGCTGGGCCAAGGGCTGA